One window from the genome of Salvia splendens isolate huo1 chromosome 9, SspV2, whole genome shotgun sequence encodes:
- the LOC121749108 gene encoding uncharacterized protein LOC121749108, protein MDNAQHDVCICPSFNSYSSDRLPEIAIRVTGDRPRADDDFEFALLREDKEVSAVEFLYDGPVFPVFNHDMIECGGIEQSESSNLIPLSKLFAEEDNEERDSQPSCSSSEADELENVPAGTYCVWRPRAAPLPSQCEKSKSTGSASRRWKIRDLLRRSKSDGKESFVFLAPKQREENPVKVMLRSPEKGRGKGSNSAASAHEAFYLRNRAMKEEDRKKSYLPYRRDLVGFFANVSGVRTSFSRV, encoded by the coding sequence ATGGATAACGCTCAACACGATGTTTGCATATGTCCTAGCTTCAACAGCTATTCATCAGATCGACTACCGGAGATCGCAATCAGAGTCACCGGCGACAGGCCGCGCGCTGACGACGATTTTGAATTCGCTTTGCTCCGCGAAGATAAGGAGGTTTCCGCCGTCGAATTTCTCTACGACGGCCCGGTTTTCCCCGTATTTAACCACGATATGATAGAATGCGGCGGAATCGAGCAGTCGGAGTCGAGCAATCTGATTCCGTTGAGCAAACTCTTCGCCGAAGAGGACAACGAGGAGCGCGATTCTCAGCCGTCGTGTTCCTCGTCGGAGGCCGACGAGCTGGAGAACGTTCCGGCAGGCACGTACTGCGTGTGGAGGCCTAGAGCGGCGCCTCTGCCGAGCCAGTGCGAGAAGAGCAAATCGACTGGATCGGCTTCGAGGCGGTGGAAGATCCGAGATCTGTTGCGGCGGAGCAAAAGCGACGGGAAGGAGAGTTTTGTGTTCCTGGCGCCGAAGCAGCGCGAAGAGAATCCGGTGAAAGTGATGCTCCGATCTCCGGAGAAAGGGCGAGGCAAAGGATCTAATTCCGCGGCGTCAGCGCATGAGGCGTTTTACTTGCGGAACAGGGCGATGAAGGAAGAGGATAGGAAAAAATCGTATCTGCCGTACCGGAGAGACCTCGTCGGGTTTTTCGCTAACGTGAGCGGTGTGCGCACGAGTTTCTCGCGCGTCTAG
- the LOC121746515 gene encoding uncharacterized protein LOC121746515 isoform X2 — translation MSEIAVRDNNVPESQRINGGFSNGSMVKSQVEGVSKITEERQRKGMAAVVGTSIKIDETDNSEAAIASIEVEYIESEDLKDVEDVDDCLKALLSGLGSKDWVTVCDALSNVRRLSIFHNEAIANILDEVISLVVKSLKNPRSAVCKTAIMTAADLFKAYTDSIIDLLDPLLVQLLLKSSQDKKFVCEAAESALVALTSWVSPVLLLPKLQPYITHRNPRIRAKASICISRSVPRLGIDGIEIFGIDKLIVIGASQLSDRLPESRDAARALLLELQSAYEKSRVPELTAVPEQSVVPETTDVPEQPVVASWEDFCQSKLSPLSAQAVLRVTNSAREEGL, via the exons ATGTCTGAAATAGCTGTCAGAGATAATAATGTCCCCGAGTCTCAGAGGATAAATGGAGGCTTCAGTAATGGAAGCATGGTGAAATCTCAGGTAGAAGGTGTGAGCAAAATCACTGAAGAAAGGCAAAGGAAAGGGATGGCTGCAGTTGTTGGCACTTCCATTAAGATTGACGAAACAGACAATTCTGAAGCAGCGATAGCCAGTATAGAAGTAGAGTACATTGAGTCCGAGGACTTGAAAGATGTAGAAGACGTGGATGATTGTCTGAAG GCCCTCTTGTCAGGACTTGGCTCCAAGGACTGGGTTACAGTGTGTGACGCACTCAGCAATGTTCGCCGATTGTCTATCTTTCACAATGAAGCTATTGCTAATATTCT GGATGAAGTCATCTCCTTAGTTGTGAAATCCCTAAAGAATCCAAGAAGTGCTGTCTGCAAAACTGCAATTATGACTGCCGCAGACCTGTTCAAAGCATATACAGACAGCATCATTGATTTGTTGGATCCTTtg CTTGTTCAACTCCTCCTCAAGTCCTCACAAGACAAGAAATTTGTTTGTGAGGCAGCTGAAAGTGCATTAGTAGCCTTGACAAGCTGGGTTTCTCCCGTTCTGTTGCTACCCAAGTTGCAGCCTTACATTACACATAGGAATCCTCGAATTCGAGCTAAGGCTTCTATATGTATTTCTCGAAGTGTCCCACGGCTG GGAATTGATGGAATTGAAATATTCGGTATAGACAAACTGATTGTAATAGGCGCTTCCCAGCTAAGTGATCGGCTTCCCGAGTCCAGGGATGCAGCTCGTGCTCTGTTGCTAGAGCTGCAGTCTGCATACGAAAAATCTCGAGTCCCAGAACTGACTGCAGTACCTGAGCAATCTGTAGTCCCAGAAACAACTGATGTACCCGAGCAGCCTGTTGTAGCTTCTTGGGAGGATTTCTGCCAATCAAAGCTTTCGCCTTTAAGTGCTCAAGCTGTCCTTCGTGTGACCAACTCTGCTCGCGAGGAAGGCTTATAG
- the LOC121746515 gene encoding uncharacterized protein LOC121746515 isoform X1: MASIMSEIAVRDNNVPESQRINGGFSNGSMVKSQVEGVSKITEERQRKGMAAVVGTSIKIDETDNSEAAIASIEVEYIESEDLKDVEDVDDCLKALLSGLGSKDWVTVCDALSNVRRLSIFHNEAIANILDEVISLVVKSLKNPRSAVCKTAIMTAADLFKAYTDSIIDLLDPLLVQLLLKSSQDKKFVCEAAESALVALTSWVSPVLLLPKLQPYITHRNPRIRAKASICISRSVPRLGIDGIEIFGIDKLIVIGASQLSDRLPESRDAARALLLELQSAYEKSRVPELTAVPEQSVVPETTDVPEQPVVASWEDFCQSKLSPLSAQAVLRVTNSAREEGL, encoded by the exons ATG GCTTCCATAATGTCTGAAATAGCTGTCAGAGATAATAATGTCCCCGAGTCTCAGAGGATAAATGGAGGCTTCAGTAATGGAAGCATGGTGAAATCTCAGGTAGAAGGTGTGAGCAAAATCACTGAAGAAAGGCAAAGGAAAGGGATGGCTGCAGTTGTTGGCACTTCCATTAAGATTGACGAAACAGACAATTCTGAAGCAGCGATAGCCAGTATAGAAGTAGAGTACATTGAGTCCGAGGACTTGAAAGATGTAGAAGACGTGGATGATTGTCTGAAG GCCCTCTTGTCAGGACTTGGCTCCAAGGACTGGGTTACAGTGTGTGACGCACTCAGCAATGTTCGCCGATTGTCTATCTTTCACAATGAAGCTATTGCTAATATTCT GGATGAAGTCATCTCCTTAGTTGTGAAATCCCTAAAGAATCCAAGAAGTGCTGTCTGCAAAACTGCAATTATGACTGCCGCAGACCTGTTCAAAGCATATACAGACAGCATCATTGATTTGTTGGATCCTTtg CTTGTTCAACTCCTCCTCAAGTCCTCACAAGACAAGAAATTTGTTTGTGAGGCAGCTGAAAGTGCATTAGTAGCCTTGACAAGCTGGGTTTCTCCCGTTCTGTTGCTACCCAAGTTGCAGCCTTACATTACACATAGGAATCCTCGAATTCGAGCTAAGGCTTCTATATGTATTTCTCGAAGTGTCCCACGGCTG GGAATTGATGGAATTGAAATATTCGGTATAGACAAACTGATTGTAATAGGCGCTTCCCAGCTAAGTGATCGGCTTCCCGAGTCCAGGGATGCAGCTCGTGCTCTGTTGCTAGAGCTGCAGTCTGCATACGAAAAATCTCGAGTCCCAGAACTGACTGCAGTACCTGAGCAATCTGTAGTCCCAGAAACAACTGATGTACCCGAGCAGCCTGTTGTAGCTTCTTGGGAGGATTTCTGCCAATCAAAGCTTTCGCCTTTAAGTGCTCAAGCTGTCCTTCGTGTGACCAACTCTGCTCGCGAGGAAGGCTTATAG
- the LOC121746898 gene encoding uncharacterized protein At4g28440-like, with translation MAEKKSSMRKPVFSKVDQLSPGTNGHNLIVKVLSSKMVLQKGKPDGPRVHQMRIAECLVGDETGTILFTARNEQVETMKPETTVILRNAKIDMFKGSMRLAVDKWGRVEAAADPATFTVKEENNLSLIEYELVNVEG, from the exons ATGGCTGAAAAGAAATCATCTATGAGGAAGCCAGTTTTTTCCAAGGTTGATCAACTGAGTCCTGGCACGAATGGGCACAATCTCATCGTGAAGGTTTTGAGTTCGAAGATGGTATTGCAAAAGGGTAAGCCGGATGGGCCTCGAGTTCATCAGATGCGGATTGCTGAGTGTCTGGTTGGGGATGAAACTGGAACGATTTTGTTTACTGCGAGGAATGAACAAG TGGAAACCATGAAGCCCGAAACAACTGTAATTCTGAGAAACGCCAAAATTGACATGTTCAAAGGATCAATGAGACTAGCTGTTGACAAATGGGGGCGTGTGGAAGCAGCTGCTGATCCTGCCACCTTCACTGTCAAAGAGGAAAATAACCTTTCACTGATTGAATATGAATTAGTAAACGTAGAGGGATGA
- the LOC121749524 gene encoding protease Do-like 1, chloroplastic, with product MAALASTFFATTPKVSRLNSLPKLPLGRSLSHFNRATLITPIVVSALLDEFIRNNSASEVDSSNGLKKLVDSLFVLCTSVALSATLFVADVDSASAFVVTTPRKLQTDELATVRLFQENTPSVVYITNLAARQDAFTLDVLEVPQGSGSGFVWDTQGHVVTNYHVIRGASDLKVTLADQSTYDAKVVGFDQDKDVAVLRIEAPKGKLRPIPIGVSADLLVGQKVYAIGNPFGLDHTLTTGVISGLRREISSAATGRPIQDVIQTDAAINPGNSGGPLIDSAGNLIGINTAIYSPSGASSGVGFSIPVDTVSGIVDQLVKFGKVTRPILGIKFAPDQSVEQLGVSGVLVLDAPPNGPAGKAGLQSTKRDAYGRLILGDIITSVNGKKVANGSDLYRILDQCKVGDKVEVEVLRGDKLEKIPVVLEPKPDES from the exons ATGGCTGCACTCGCTTCCACGTTCTTCGCGACAACTCCAAAAGTGTCGCGCTTGAATTCACTCCCCAAATTGCCGCTCGGGAGATCTCTGTCTCACTTCAATCGAGCTACTTTGATCACTCCGATCGTCGTTTCCGCTCTCCTCGATGAGTTTATTCGGAACAATTCCGCCTCGGAGGTCGATTCCAGCAATGGACTGAAGAAGCTCGTCGACTCGCTGTTCGTGCTCTGCACTTCGGTCGCTCTTTCAGCGACGCTGTTCGTTGCCGACGTTGATTCGGCCTCGGCTTTCGTTGTCACTACGCCGCGGAAGTTGCAGACCGATGAGTTGGCTACAGTTCGCCTCTTTCAAGAGAACACTCCTTCTGTTGTTTACATTACTAATCTAGCTGCGAG GCAGGATGCCTTTACGTTGGATGTGTTGGAGGTGCCGCAAGGATCAGGATCTGGATTTGTGTGGGACACGCAGGGCCATGTCGTCACAAATTATCACGTGATTCGTGGTGCATCTGATCTCAA GGTCACTCTTGCAGACCAGAGTACATACGATGCAAAAGTTGTTGGGTTTGATCAGGATAAAGATGTCGCTGTTTTGAGAATTGAGGCCCCCAAAGGCAAATTGAGACCGATACCAATTGGTGTATCTGCAGATCTGCTTGTTGGTCAAAAAGTATATGCAATTGGAAATCCT TTTGGACTTGACCATACGCTTACAACTGGTGTTATAAG TGGACTGCGACGAGAAATCAGTTCGGCTGCAACTGGCCGTCCAATCCAGGATGTCATCCAGACAGATGCTGCGATCAATCCAGGCAATAGTGGAGGACCACTGATCGACAGTGCAGGCAATCTTATTGGGATAAACACAGCTATATATTCTCCTTCTGGTGCTTCTTCTGGAGTGGGCTTCTCTATTCCGGTTGACACA GTAAGCGGTATTGTTGATCAATTGGTCAAGTTTGGGAAAGTCACCAGACCaattttggggattaagtttgcgCCTGACCAGTCAGTGGAgcaactaggagttagtggggTTCTTGTCCTGGACGCTCCTCCGAATGGGCCTGCAGGCAAAGCA GGTCTTCAATCAACAAAACGTGATGCCTATGGAAGACTTATTTTAGGCGACATAATTACATCTGTTAATGGAAAGAAAGTTGCAAATGGTAGTGATTTATACAGAATCCTTGACCAATGCAAAGTAGGTGATAAG GTGGAAGTAGAAGTACTTCGTGGAGATAAATTGGAAAAGATCCCTGTTGTCCTTGAACCAAAGCCTGATGAATCCTGA
- the LOC121746897 gene encoding photosystem I assembly factor PSA3, chloroplastic-like, whose amino-acid sequence MAVLSSLQTNPHSSHTYTTICKPTLPSLLRLRHLYAARRTRRKPHGLIVRSYMEDSNTLSGFANKVLGSLPVIGLFARIISDEGGIGGDIIDFAEFRRRVGNKCSVNDSRALFELQDRRGKAGDPLYVLLCCWLAAVGAGLLKSEEILEGVARLRISNDIEFEEENFIAMIKESREKRARLNAPVPNIPMAVRAEKALEAIYVCCFGRDPIEEEDEELLCTILNAVFPAAGKEEVERIVREKAQRVADGTDEIKVPEPKPLPKEAVELQMKDLEFLKKGSDTS is encoded by the exons ATGGCAGTCCTCTCCTCCCTCCAAACAAACCCTCACTCCTCCCACACCTACACCACCATCTGCAAACCCACCCTACCCTCTCTCCTCCGCCTTCGCCACCTCTACGCCGCCCGCCGCACTCGCCGCAAGCCACATGGCCTCATCGTCCGATCATACATGGAGGACTCCAACACCCTCTCCGGCTTCGCCAACAAGGTCCTCGGCTCCCTCCCCGTCATCGGCCTCTTCGCCCGTATCATCAGCGACGAAGGCGGCATCGGCGGCGACATCATCGACTTCGCTGAGTTCCGCCGCAGGGTCGGAAACAAGTGCTCCGTCAATGACTCCCGAGCCCTCTTCGAGCTCCAAGATCGACGAGGCAAG GCTGGGGATCCTCTGTATGTGCTTCTCTGTTGTTGGCTAGCTGCAGTTGGAGCTGGTCTGCTTAAATCTGAGGAGATACTGGAAGGAGTAGCAAGGCTTCGGATTTCGAATGATATCGAATTCGAAGAAGAGAATTTCATTGCCATGATCAAAGAATCAAGAGAG AAACGAGCGCGGCTCAATGCTCCCGTGCCCAATATCCCAATGGCAGTTCGGGCAGAGAAAGCTCTAGAAGCCATATATGTGTGTTGTTTTGGGAGAGATCCtatagaagaagaagatgaggaaTTGCTATGTACCATATTGAATGCTGTGTTTCCGGCTGCTGGAAAGGAAGAGGTTGAGAGAATTGTGAGAGAGAAAGCACAGAGAGTTGCAGATGGAACCGATGAAATCAAAGTCCCTGAGCCCAAGCCCTTGCCCAAAGAAGCTGTGGAGCTGCAAATGAAAGATCTTGAGTTTCTCAAGAAGGGAAGCGATACATCGTAA